Below is a window of Xyrauchen texanus isolate HMW12.3.18 chromosome 1, RBS_HiC_50CHRs, whole genome shotgun sequence DNA.
ACCCCCAGCAGCACCAAGTGGACAAAAAATATGGTGGCTTCATGAAGCGTTATGGGGGTTTTATGAAGCGTTACGGAGGTTTTATGAAGCGTTATGGAGGCTTCATGAAGAGGACGGCAGAGCTCCACGGGGAGAAGCCAGAAGATATGGACCAGGGCGGAGCAATCCTGACCTATCATGACGTTGAAATGCTGGCCAATCAAGTTGAGGCTGATGGCGAGAGGGAGAGGGAGGAGGCGGCGGCTCTGAGAGACGTTCTTGATTCAGTGGAGGGCGTAAAGGGTACCACCAAACGTTACGGGGGCTTTATGAAAAGGGCAGGGCTGCGTGACTCCGAGAGCGAGGTTAGGCCACTACAGAAACGTTACGGCGGTTTCATGAGGAGGGTAGGCCAACCAGAGTGGTGGCAAGAGAACAAACGCTACGGAGGCTTCCTGAGACGCACACCTGAGGAAAATGATGATGAATATTCATTAGAGTTAAAAAAGAGATACGGTGGATTCATGGAATATTGAGCTGGTCTTTTCCGGTTTGCACCACCTCTCTAGCATCTTAGACCACACCTGTGAGACAACAGAGACAGAAAACAACATGCTTATTATGCGCTCATAATGTGTTACAAAGTGTTCATTATGTCTTTATAGTGGTAATGTGATTTAGTGTGAACAAGACTTCCTCAAAGACCAAGgatgtatttgttttgttccaaaacctagtgagctggctccgtaggcagcattttaaggcccCATTGGGTTTGGGCCACGAGTCACAACATTAAGGGTGTAGGGgtgtacatttatgtatttagcagacgcttttatcctaagcgacttacagagcccttattacagggacaatccctccaacctggagttaagtgccttgttcaaggacacaatgttggtggctgtggggatagaaccagcaaccttctgattacaagattaccagttatgtgctttagaccactacaccatcaccactcccaAATGTAATTATCCTGCCATCCAAGATACCTTTTTGGCCAGCCAATTTCTTTGGCAGCTTTGCATTTAACATTTGTGGAGAAGGCTATCCCAGATTGGAAATCCTAGCTAGGATTTATtaccagtggtggctcagcagttaaggctctgggttactgaccgaaaggttgggggttcaagccccagcaccgccaagataccactgttggacccttgagcaaggcccttgaccctatctgctccagaggttagttgggatatgcgaaaacaacttaACATAAATGTAAGAGTTTTTAAAGACCTTTTTAAGGCCAGCTAAAGACAATTTAAgtactgaattaaagggaacACAATACGTCAATATGCCCcctaaatgtactgtaaatgtccGGGGAGCCCATGAAGAGTCCTATTTATAGCAACGCTTCAAAATGCATCTTTAAATAGACCTCCATTACTccggtgttgtcagattttattgctgattcgAAATAGGttcttttatcgtaatcttggccaagcgtttttgagatttcggtgtttaCACATTCAAGTAGACAGAAGCTCCACTGGCAGGACTGGATATAACCTCCCGAGAGCGtcccaaagatggccgacagtggactgacttgctagaaaggcTTTGCTTAAACACATCGAGAAAACAATCCCTCCTGCAATATTTAAGGCCATGACCacggctggactgggaagataaatctgCACGGGATATTACATggtaactggcccaaaacttgttttGGGGGGGAGGGGTGTTTTAGGCAACAGTTGTTGaatgggtgttcgctgtccttttctgcatatcgtagtgccgttttgtggtccgttctgcataacgcggcggctcatttttcaGCGGCAcagtttcgtggccgacccaccatCCTGCTCGGCTCTCACGATGGCCAGtcatagaaatgtagatattaaatttaaagctccaatctcctcagtcctccgaagatcccgaaaaaagtccgttggtgcttcagtgactacttcgctcagagaacctgtcaatcacagctgtcaatcatgatgtcacagcaccgtttttatagcatcaaataactaaaaacaaacttattttgaaaacaaacacttgaaattacatcaatgtgatagaaacgacagtaaatgacagaaactatctttggaaaaaagatatgtgaagtgtaatttaattgtttagttggtctcacgtcccgttgaataacatggggaggcggggcttatgacctatactaggaccagtcaccggggggcgatcaagacgttttggcttcacttttgagggcttgtgcggcacgcttGGTGTGCGACATGACCTGGAACGCAGAAAAATGAAGTATACTTGAGCGATGGATGTGGCCTTAGAAGGCAACTGCCTATATAGGcagcgaggcagctcactaggttttggaacaaagcaaTTGTCTTAATATTGACATCTCAATTCACATGTCCGAGCTGTGTAGCAgattttaataaacacatttgcATCCCTTACTGTATATCAACCATTTCCTGATTTATTTTCATTACTTTTAATTTATgcataacaaatgtacattttttacaaaGCAAATCTGAAGGAGATTTGCCCATTACCTGGTAAACACCTCCTGAAAACATTGGTCTTTTACACAGATGTCTATTTCTTCTGACAGCAGCCTGAATGTTGTCATCAGCTTGAATAAACTGCTCGAAACTGCACAATGTGTGTCTAAATCACAATGTTAAATCTTCTGTTCCTAACATTCCCTAAGTGGTTAGTGCCTCAGAAGTCTTTTGTTGGCGAGTAAAAAGAAGTTGCTTTTTCTCTCGAAAATTGTGCTGAGATGATGATGTCTCTTGTCTGAAGCACTTCTATTGTAATCGCTTCTGGAGTGAAAAGCACTTCTGCGCATGGCACGGCTATCGAGGATCTCTTATAGAGAGGCAAGACAGAACACTTTCAATAGGTTTGACGTTTTTGAAACGGTGATCAAAGTACTAAATGTGCCTGGAACATGAATCTGGCAAGGACTTTATCTCAGATAGTTGGTCAGTCTTTCATATGCAGACTTTGAGTAGCCTACCACAATAAAAGGAGGGGGAAGCAATAAACCACACCACGCTATCAATGTCTCTATTTGAATAAGCTATACAGTGATGTCAGAGGTTACACGTTATATATCTGAACTAAAAGTCTCTCACCTTTGATCAACAGAATCATCATAATACTAGAACTGCTAGtgcagtgtgtgtctgtgtgtgtgtgtgtgtgtgagtgtatgtttgtgtatgagtgagtgtgtgtgtgagtgtatgtttgtgtatgtgtgtgtgtgtgtgtgtgagtgtatgtttgtgtatgagtgagtgtgtgtgtgagtgtatgtttgtgtatgtgtgtgtgtgtgtgtgtgtgagtgtatgtttgtgtatgagtgagtgtgtgtgtgtgtgagtgtatgtttgtgtatgagtgagtgtgtgtgtgagtgtatgtttgtgtatgtgtgtgtgtgtgtgtgtgtgtgtgagtgtatgtttgtgtatgagtgagtgtgtgtgtgagtgtatgtttgtgtatgtgtgtgtgtgtgtgtgtgtgtgagtgtatgtttgtgtatgagtgagtgtgtgtgtgtgagtgtatgtttgtgtatgtgtgtgtgtgtgtgtgtgagtgtatgtttgtgtatgagtgagtgtgtgtgtgtgtgagtgtatgtttgtgtatgagtgagtgtgtgtgtgagtgtatgtttgtgtatgtgtgtgtgtgtgtgtgtgagtgtatgtttgtgtatgagtgagtgtgtgtgtgtgtgagtgtatgtttgtgtatgagtgagtgtgtgtgagtgtatgtttgtgtgtgtgtgtgtgagtgtatgtttgtgtatgagtgagtgtgtgtgtgagtgtatgtttgtgtatgtgtgtgtgtgtgtgtgtgtgagtgtatgtttgtgtatgagtgagtgtgtgtgtgtgtgagtgtatgtttgtgtatgagtgagtgtgtgtgtgtgtgagtgtatgtttgtgtatgagtgagtgtgtgtgtgagtgtatgtttgtgtatgtgtgtgtgtgtgtgagtgtatgtttgtgtatgagtgagtgtgtgtgtgtgtcagtgtatgtttgtgtatgagtgagtgtgtgtgtgtgtgagtgtatgtttgtgtatgtgtgtgtgtgagagagagagagtgtgtgtgtgtgagagagagagagtgtgagtgtgtgtgtgtgagagagagagagagtgtgagtgtgtgtgtgtgagagaaagagagtgtgtgtgtgtgtgtgtgagagagaaagagagagagagtgcgtgtgtgtgcgtgagagagagagtgtgtgagtgtgtgtgcataagagagagagtgtttgtgtgtgtgagagaaagagagagtgtgtgtgtgtgtgagagagagagtgtgagtgtgtgagagagtgtgtgtgtgtgtgtgtgtgagagagagagagagtgtgtgtgtgtgtgagagagagtgtgtgtgtgtgtgtgtgtgagagagagagagagtgtgtgtgtgtgtgtgtgtgtgtgtgtgtgtgagagagagagagagagtgtgtgtgtgtgtgtgtgagagagagagagtgtgtgtgtgagagagagagcgtgtgtgtgtgtgtgtgtgagagagagagagagtgtgtgtgtgtgtgtgtgagagagagagagagtgtgtgtgtgtgagagagagagagagagagagcgtgtatttatcacgtTATGGGGACCaaatagtaaaacccgaaatgtttgaccttgtggggacattttgtcggtccccatgaggaaaacagcttataaatcatactaaattatgttttttgaaaatgtaaaaatgcagaaagttttctgtgagggttaggtttaggggtagggttaggtttaggggataaaatataaagtttgtacagtataaaaaccattatgtctatggaaagtccccataaaacatggaaacacaacatgtgagagtgtgtgtgtgtgtgtgtgagagagagagagtgtgtgtgtgtgtgtgagagagagagagagtgtgtgtgtgtgtgagagagagagagtgtgtgtgtgtgtgtgtgtgtgtgtgtgtgtgtgtgtgagagagagagagagatgaagatgaGGTCATGAAGTGCAAAGTCCCAACAATACGCAAAATTATGAACATGACacttacttttatccaaagtgtctcAGGGTGCTTTTAGTCTTAAAGACATCCAATTCATCAGTAAGTGTGTTCCTCAGGAATCTAACCCACAACCTAGGCATTGCTAAGCCATTATCTACAACATAAGGTACAGGAACATCCATAGGCtgaataatagaaatggataattttgtaaatgcataatcCATAGCAAAAGTGTGATTCACCAACAGTCttatttgtaacattataaatgtcttttcTGTCATTCTTGCTGAGTGAAATGATCTTTTTACATGTTCGTGTGTTGGAGAATGTAGTTTGCTGGAATCAAATTCTGAGTGTCACTCTTTATTAGTGTTTCCATGGTTACCCACAAGTTCCTCCTCACCTCCCAGCTTCGAGAAGTACAATAGtaaatacatagaaaaataaacatttaataattttatttaccagtgaaatttactcaaattagcgaaTAAATATGACGAGGTTTTCTGCTTTAAGACTGATACATAATGACTCATTGCAAAGATaacaaataatcagaaataatgtTATCTTATAAACTAGAGCATTcagttttacatgtttgaatcgAGTACAAATGTGCAATTTACTTCATATTTACAAGTTCACGTTTTAACGTAAAGTAGAAATTACTTCATCTTTTCTGCTGTTTTTACTTccccaaaaaacatttttttaggtaTTCATTCCCTTTTGAgtcaaaacaataaaattaagcaatacttttttaaaatacaaCTATACAAGGGAATAGCcaggacattattattatttttcatctaatttggaacgcccaatactcactacttagtaggtcctcgtggtggtgcagtttctcacctcaatccgggtgacgtgtcgtcccagttgcctccacttctgagaccgtcagtcggcgcatcttatcacgtgactcgttgtgcatgacaccacagagactcacagcatgtggaggctcatgctactctccgcgatccacgcataactcaccacacgccccattgagagaaccactaatcacgaccacgaggaggttaccccatgtgactctaccctccctagcaaccgggccaatttggttgcttaggagacctggctggagtcactcagcacaccctggatttgaactcatgactccaggggtgcttctcagcgccaatactcgctgagttacccaggcccccgcCAGGACATTAATTTtaggtgggcctcaataaaaattgATGGgccaggttttttttatttttaccaaatGTTCCATAACAACAGAGAAGAAGTGCattcaaagtgcatttaaaactattttataaatatatatttgaagtcaaagaataatctctaatattctgggtgggcccgGCCCGGCCCACCATTGGCTATGCAACTGAAACTATAACTGAGTATGTATCAATCAAAGGGCttcttaaaaatgtgtgtgtgtatatatatatatatatatatatatatatatatacattattagtAGTagctaaacaaaaatatttattaaaaataaaaaaagagctaACCGGAATGGTTATGAACAGCACTGTAcaatgaaataatttaataacaattaatttaaGCTAAAATTGTTGCTCTTATTTGTGACTTTAGTAATCCATCCATTTTCCATTCACACTTATACAATATAGTTTTGCAGGGGTGAATATTAAAGATGGTGCTAAATAATATACTGTCTAATATGGTTCAGGGTACTTGAGACTTTATGGGTACATAATGCATGTGTGGGGGGTGATAAGAGCAACATAGATCAGAGAGGGAGGGCCTTGTATCTACACCCCTGGAGCACCTATTCATACCCATCCACAATTTTGGTTTAATTCACTCCTAGTCCATATAGACTCACTTTAAGTGCTTTGGGCAATACATGTCACCTAGGCCTTGGTTGTCAAGGAAAAGCGGGGTCGTCATATGGTTAAGCGTATATGCCGCGCCCATCACATCCTGTCCCGTTACTACCGCACTAATACTGAACTTTGTCTTATGGTAAACACGAAGTGATACAACCGGACGCACGGACCGAAGGTCGATAACACAACAGCTCAGTTAAAAAGCGAAATGCATGTTAGTTAAATCGGTGAGCGCTAATCGAAACGACTGAGGCAAGACATTAAACTCTCGCGCGAGCATAAAATGCGAATAAATACGAATTTGATGTAGTAAACA
It encodes the following:
- the penkb gene encoding proenkephalin b → MKPLTVPVSSRWTLLLLLLLSACLTPAASADCGTDCALCSVQLPLIDLNSVECVLQCEEHLNAGGSWSLCKRFMLNAENVPESNQASTENEHLDPQQHQVDKKYGGFMKRYGGFMKRYGGFMKRYGGFMKRTAELHGEKPEDMDQGGAILTYHDVEMLANQVEADGEREREEAAALRDVLDSVEGVKGTTKRYGGFMKRAGLRDSESEVRPLQKRYGGFMRRVGQPEWWQENKRYGGFLRRTPEENDDEYSLELKKRYGGFMEY